The genomic stretch CCTAGCACGCTTTATCCAAGGCGGACATTTTGGCGCATATGTGCGCAATATGCGCATGCTCTATGCCGAACGACTCAACGTTTTATTACAGCTGATTCAACAGTATCTCAGTGATTTTGTGCAGCCAATCATTCCCAGCGGTGGTCTGCAAATCCCGTGTATCTTCCGTGGTGAATTCATTGAACATGTGCTGATTGAACAAGCTGCTCGTGTGGACATTGATCTTTTGGGGCTTAGTGGCTTACATGCCCTAAAGCCTAGCCAAGCAGGCATTTTAATGGGATTTGCTGCCTATACCACCGAAGAATTAACACTGGCTATACAGCAGTTAGCGGATATTTTTAAGCGTTTGCGTGTTTAAAATCTAGAATGGTGAAAGTAGTCTTATCTCAATGACAGCCTATTCGCAAAACCGTTGAGAGCATATTGACATTTCTTTGCTTATATCATTTAGGCTATTTTAGATAATAAATAACTGAGCCATTAACATTGAGTTCAAAAATAAAAATATCACGGACATCATGACTACAAATAAGTATGATTCTATATTGATGAATTCATCTCCCATAGAATACATATCTTCTCACGGCTTCTATTTAATTATTCGACTTGCAGCATTTTCTTCATATTTATACCGATTGATCTATTATATTTCACTTTGGTAGGGCGATATTATTTATAATTAAGGTGAACTATCGCCTTAGCCTCTACAGTACCACCAGTAACATCCGATCCCGTCGCGATATATCTCGCATAAAATTGTTTAGTTAATGTTGTTTCTTTATTAGAAGTCCATATTGTGCCAAAATCTATTGCAGTATTAAATCTGACTTCTGCATTGTCCGCAGCATTATAGATTTTAATACCAACATCTTTTGCCGTACCTAGATTTTTCAATATATTCGATCTATTTTCAATCTCAGCATTATCTAAAAAAACTACCTCTACTAGCTGATATCCAACGCCCGGATCACAGCTAACACTATAAGAGAAATTTGTTTTACTGACCTCATCGCCAATTTTTTTAAAACTTGTTGTAGAAACTTTTGGTAAAATAACTGTTGGATTCGCCATTCTGCAGGTTTTTGTTGCAACAGGTAAAAAGTTTATTGTTACATAGAGATCTTCTATATGATTAAGAACAATTTTTTGTCCTTCGGGTAATTCACTATACGGCCTACTATCTGACATATTCAATACAGCCTCACCAATATTAAGAGTTGTAGACATTGGATATGGAATTGGTGCCAGAAAAATAAAGTGAAGATTATGTAAAATTAGATCTAATGCTGATGATTTACCTAGTGCACTCCCTTGATCGATTCGAACCGCACCGTTTATCTTCTCTATATTTGTATTTGTACCTGCATAATCTCCATTCTGTAGGGAAAAGTTAATAAAAGCATGCCGGTCAAGAAAAGGGTGGCCAGTATTCATGAGACCATGATAGCTGATCCCATCAATAGTCTGCTCCCTTCGTAACGCTATACTTTTGTTCCCGAGAACATATTGTGTGTTTTTATCCTTTGCTAATCCATCTGGTATTGTTGCTCGACAGTCAATCAGCCCAAATGCATTAATTCTATCGCTAATGCCATCCTTTGCAATATACCAACTTTTACCAGGGATTTGGGTCGTTGTAGCAGTAAATGTAGTTTGACCAAGTTTTAAATTTGGTGTAAATGATTCACAATCACCACCTGCGTAGACAAGATGGCTTTGACTGAGAAAAAGTGAACATAGTGATATTTGAAAAAAATATTTAAATTTCATTATTTGCATTCCACATCAATAACCTGAAAGGCTTTGCTTGTTTTTGTTTTTTGTACTAATTTTTCGGGAGCTTCAATCTGGCATTTATATTGATTTGACTCCCCCCAAAGTACTTGAATGTCATTTTCTAGATCAACTGTATTTTCAATGAATAATTGATTTGATTGACCAAACATGCCTACAGGCTTTTGTTCAGTATTTAGAGCATACGCACCAATTGGAATTTTCTGACCTTGATCAAACTTCACATTAAGTAAAATATTTGATGTTTTAACCGCTTTAAATTCCACCATTGTTGTACTAAAACGACGAGGAATGACTTCTGCTTGATTCGATTTAAAATTGAGATTAACTGGTAAGTTTTTCAAATCTAAACTGACAGTATTAATTTCATATGGGGATAGATTTGAAAAAACCGCATTACCAAAACGGTCAATTTTAGTTCCCCAAGCATTTGAAACACCAGCTCCTTTTGCCCCATCAGCATGTATGATGGTAAATGTATCTGATAAGGTATTTGTGGCAGTCAAACCGTATCTATGTGCAACAAACGCACCACGTGCATGCATACCATATTGTGTTTGATCATTTCTCCATCCTGCAACTGCACCTAACTGCACTTGTGGTAGTTTGTAATTTATATTGGTTGATATCGATGAACTAGAATGATCATTGCTCCAATAGTTATTGGTATTTAAACCATAATTAAACTGATTACTTTCCCCGAGTACACCACTTAATCCAAGACTTGCTGAGGTTGGCTTTCCAATTAAATCTGAATGCTGAATACTTGAATAAACACTTGCACGTTTACTTCCAAAATCAAGTGGAAGCGTAAAGCTCATATAAACTTTCTTCTCTTTATTACCTAAGAAAAGATCAGTTGCACTCTGAGATAAGCTCAGCGAGTATCCTATTTTTTTCCAGTTATTTGAATATCCAATACTATATTGAAAAAAGTCCTTGGATGAGTTCCAATAATTATTTTTTGAGGCACTTAAATAGACTGAACCATATTTATTTTCTTTGAGACTTTGATGCATTGAAATATTAAATTGTTGTTTAAGGCGGTAGGTTCTAAATATATTATCTATTTCTGCATTATCTAAATTATCTAAATTACGCATCGCCATTGTATTACTTAAAGTCATATACTCCCGACTTTGATACTGCGCACCTAAACTAATAGATGTACCCAATGGTGCATAATTATATTGATAAGCCGTCTGATATTTCTGTCCTGAACGTTCATTATTTGCTAATGTTGCATTACTATGTTCTACATCAAACTTTATGCCACCTAAATGTGTATTGGTACCAACCCCTAAAAGGTAACTTTTAAATGGGTTACTGATATTAGTTCCAGCGTACAAGCTCACATAGTTGCTTAAGCCATATTCAAAGCTAAATTGTGAAATATAATCATCTGAAATTTTATTATTTAGCTTATATTTACCTACTGCAGCACTATAGTTGAATTGCCCAATACGAATAATATTCATACTGCCTTGCAATGGCACAATAAAACTATACTTCTCCCCACCATTTTCTGTCACTTGTACGGTCAAATCACCATTATTACTAATCGCATTAAGGTCATTAATTTCAAAGTCACCAGCTGGAACAGTACGCTCGTACACCTTGCGACCATTTTGAAAAACAGTTACAAGTGCATTCGTATTGGCTACCCCTTTAATCACAGGTGCATAACTGCGTTGAGACATTGGTCGCATACCAATATCTGATGCCAATTGTGCACCCACAATTTGAGCCGAATCGATATAATATGTTTGCGTATTAAATTCACCAGCCGTTAAACGCGATTTTAACGGTAATATATCTGTTGAAACTGTATTTAAATAAGATTGATAGTCCCCAAGACTAGAACTATCTCCATTAAAACTCCCAGAATGACGAAAATTCAAACCACCTATATTAAGCCCCCCATTAAGGCTTAAATAATTACTCGTTATTTTTTCATAACCATCACTTTTACTTTGATAAGTATTGAAATCATATCCCAAAAAAGCAGCAGTTACCCCTCGTTCAAATAGTTCTGGTGCAATATAACCAGATGGTCGATTATTTAATATCACCAAAGGCAATGACATACTTAATGACAGTGTAGAAAGATCAGCATCATAGTAAGCATCTGGACTTAAATTTTTAATCGTTAAACATTCTACTTTAGGGAGTTGCTCTAAAATATCTTTACGTAAGTCCAAGTATTGTAATAATTTATCATCAATGCATAGTACTGCACTACGACTTGCATCTAAATGCTTAAACTGTAAGGTAAGCTGCCCTAAAGACCGATTATTTACACTGGTCGTTAACGAATAAACACCTGCTGCAATTGCATCTGTGCTTGTAAACTTACTCAAGTCAATATCTTGACTTGATCCACCAAATAATGATCTCGCATCAAAAGAATACAAGTGGCTTGCAGACATGCCTGAAGCTTGTAAATTTTCTAAATTTTCTCCAGCTTCTTCTGCAATGGAAATTTGCATAGAGAAAATGACTAAAGTACTTAAAAGTGATCTTTTCATCATTTTATATTTTCTATATTATAATCATAGGATTGATTCGAGCCATAATCATTAATTAGATTAACTCCCACTCGAACAGGAATAAAATTAATATTTATTTTAAATTTATCTGATGCATAAGGTGCAATCATGACAGGATCTGTATGTACAAATGTTTCTTGCTTTTCTGATTTTAAATCTAGATCATAAAAATTAATATAATAAGGACTAGGGTTATCAACTCGAATTTCTTTTGAATCTGATAAATATTTAAATTTAAGCGCTTTAAAAGCTTTTTCTTGGCCCATTTCCAACTTTACTGGACGATAAATTAATTTAAGGCGCGTACGTATTGAAACCTGCAACTTATTTTCATCTGTTTTTTCAGTTGCAACAGGTGGAATATCCAAGATATTAAACCAATATATGCTTTCACGGTCTTTCGGTAATTGATCTACATCCTTTGCTATAATTCTTATCATTTGCCCCTTCTTTGGCTCAATTTGAACCAATGGGGGTGTCAAAATAAAAGGAACTTCATTTGCATCAGGAATCGTTTTGGAATCTCCATTATCTAGCCATCCTTGAACAAGTGCTGGTACTTCCAAAGGATTAGCCAACTGTACTGTAACGGCTTGCTGGTCGGAGGGAAAGATTATTCGAGTACCAGTAACTATTACACCCGCGAAAAGGGTTTGCGAGCAAATCAATGTTATCAATGTAACCAGGAACTTAATACCCATTTTATAATCTCTCCCACCAAAAAAAATTTATACTTATTATTTATAAATGAAACTATAGCTAATTGATGCATTTACAGCGCCTGCACCTGCTGTATCAGTTGCATAGTAACGAGCAATATAGTTGTAATCTTTATGTCCAGGTGATACTGAAGTGATCTGATCAGCTGTGTCTTTCATTAGATCAATTGTTCGGTTGGCACCATCCAAAATTTGAATATCAACATTGGTTGCAGTACCCGTATTAATTAATCGACCTTGCGAATTTACCTTTGCAATATCAGGCTCAAAATATGGTGTTGCAAACTTCCCTCCTGATTCGCAACCATCGCTCCCAGCATCACCTGTTAGTGCAATTGTAAATTTCATTTCACCAGCTGTTTTATTCGCATCCTTTAATTCAGAAATATTCAGCGTTGGTAGGGTAACTGTTCCTGAACTAACTCCCGCCCCACCTTCAATACTAGGTGTGCAAGTACCAGACACAAGCGATCCGCTAAAGGTAATAGAACCTTCAGCAGCATAAACAGATGATGATCCGACTAAAATGCCAATAAAGGCTAACCCAAGTTTAGTTTTATTCATTAAGTTTTCTCACATAAAATTATTTAAATATCCTTTTATTAAGCTAACCTTTTCGTTATTCTCAACAAAGGCTGTTTATTATTTAAACCACAAATAACAGACTCTAAATATAGTTTTATATTATAAAAAAGCAAATCACCTTAAAATAAAACACCACAACCCTTATACTACCGCCAATAAAAAAATAAAAAATAAAACCCAACCAATTTAGTTAAACTAACTAATCTATGTTTAAATAAAACAAAGATCCTACAAAAAACACAAATACTAAATAAATTCTAAACAATCAAAATTTACAAATAAAAATATAAAATAATTTCAAACAAAATTAACAATAAAATAAAAATAATCATTTATTAGAAGTTCATAAATCTATTATTTTTTTAAAACACATTCCAAAATATAATTATCTAGCATTAAAATACAATCAAACCATTTTAATAGTTATAAATATCAGTATTAAAACTTTTCAATCCACTTAACATTATTATTCTTTTTTTTACAAAACCACTTTAAATTGGTAATTGCACCTTTTCATTGAAAAAAATCAATACAACCAAATGGCTTTATTACATCTGTAGAAATGAAAAGTAACCGCATTGGAGATCTAGAAGTTCTGCCCGATTTACTGGATCAGATTCTGGAGTCAGCAGAAATTATTGCAGTTTATGGAGATGGTACTTACGATACCAAGCAGTGCTATAAAAGCATTATCGATGTGAAGAAGAATACCTATTATTGCACCACCTAAAATGCACAGATTTAGAGAAATTTTCTACCTTTTGCACAAACACGAAATGAGGTTATTAACCTAGTAATGAAAATTGGTATTGATGTCTGGAAAAAAGGGGGTAAATATCATCTAGGCTATTTGGTAGAGACTAAATGCTCAGTAGATAAATAAGCACAGTCACTGCGAATGCCATTCTAGAAGACAAGTAGATTTCTACCCCACCAAGCCCTGCTCAATTTGATTTAAAATGCTACAGTCTGGGCCATAATCACCGGCACAACATTCTGTGGCTTGTTCGAGCACCAGCACCATCTCTTGCAGACTTTTAATTTTTTGATTGAGTTCTTCGATATGTCGTAGCGCTAACTTTTTAACTTCTGCACTTTGTCGATCTGTATTTTTCCAGAGTGACAATAAATCTTTCATTTGTTCCGAAGAAAAACCTAGTTCGCGTGCATGTTTAATAAAATGTAAGGCTTTGAGGTCTTGTGCCGCATAGATTCGATAACCTGCATCAGTTCTATTGACCGCATGAAGTAAACCAATCTCTTCATAATAACGAATCATTTTGGCAGAAATACCCGATTGCTTTGCCGCTTGCCCAATATTCATATTGATTATCCCTCAGTTCGTCGCCTAAGCAAAACTCCACCTATCTTAAGCGACGTTGAGTCTTTAATAAAAGTAATTACTTAAATAATCACAAATATTGTGACGATCATGATGACGTTAACACGGGTTTAAAGGCATTCAAACGCAGTGCATTGGCCAATACAAATACCGAAGACAATGCCATCGCCCCTGCTGCAAAAATCGGCGAGAGTAATATACCAAAGCTTGGATAGAGCAAGCCTGCAGCCACTGGAATTAAGGCAGCATTATAAATAAATGCCCAGAATAAGTTTTGACGGATATTATCAATGGTGGCCTTGCTCAAAGCGATTGCATTGGGCACACCTTGTAAGTTACCCGACATCAACACCACATCAGCAGCTTCAATCGCAACATCTGTGCCTGTCCCAATGGCTAAACCGACATCCGCTTCTGCCAAAGCAGGTGCATCATTAATCCCATCCCCCACATAGGCAACACGCCCATACTGCTGTTTCAATTTACGTACAGCTTCAACTTTTCCTTCTGGTAAAACCTCAGCAACCACCTCATCAATGTTCAATTGTTTTGCAATCGCTTGTGCAGTATGTCGATTATCACCAGTAATCATCGCCACTTTCAGCCCCAATTGATGCAAGGCTTGAATCGCACTAAAACTGGTTGGCTTAATTGGGTCGGCAACTGCAATAATTGCAGCCAATTGATCATCCATTGCCACATATAAGGGTGTTTTGCCCTCAACCCCAAGTCGTGCCGCGGTATCTGCAAATACACTTGGATCTAAGCCGAGTTTTTGCATAAAGCGATCTGCGCCGACATAGACCAGATGTTCACCAACTTTGGCTTGAATTCCATAACCCGTGACCGAATTAAATTCACTAATCGGTTCTAAAGCTAACTCAAGTTCCTGTGCAGCAAGCACGATGGCCTGTGCGATAGGATGCTCAGACTTAACCTCAACCGCTGCGACTTTCGCAAGCACATCATTACGATCAAAACCATTCACCACATCAAAATCGGTGAGGCTTGGTTTACCGGCCGTCAGTGTGCCTGTTTTATCAACCGCAACCACTTTGGCTTCTTTAAGTAACTGCAAGGCCTCACCCTTACGGAATAACACGCCCATTTCAGCACCACGACCAGTTCCCACCATAATTGAGGTTGGTGTGGCCAAACCCATCGCACATGGGCAAGCAATAATCAGCACCGCCACCGCATTCACCAAGGCGAAGCTTAAAGCGGGTTCAGGCCCAAAAATCAACCAAGTCAAAAAGGTCAACAGCGCCAATAACATCACCACTGGCACAAACCACATGGTAATTTTATCTACCATGGCCTGAATCGGCATTTTTGCGCCTTGGGCTTGTTCAACCATCTGAATAATTTGCGCCAAAACCGAATTATTTCCGACGGTCGTCGCACGAATCCGGATACTTCCCGTTTGATTGACGGTACCGCCAACCACGCCTGCGCCCGCTATTTTTTCAACAGCAATTGGCTCACCCGTAATCATTGACTCATCAATAAAGCTTTGTCCTGAAAGCACTTCACCATCCACTGGCACACGCTCACCCGGACGAATCTCGACCACCATGCCAGACTGTACATCAGCCACAGCAATATCCAGCATACGGCCATCTTGTTCAATACGTGCCGTTTTCGGTTGCATGCCCACCAGATGCTGAATCGCCTGTGAAGTCCGCCCTTTGGCTTTGGCTTCAAAGAAACGCCCCAATAAAATTAGTGCCACAATCACCGCAGCGGCCTCAAAGTACACATTCACCGTGCCTTCGGGCAATACTTGTGGTGCAAAAGTCGCAACCAAGGAATAACAATAGGCGGAGAACGTCCCCACGGCGACCAAAGAGTTCATATCTGGTGCCAAACGCAGCAAGGCTGGAATGCCTTTCTGATAAAAACGACGTCCTGGAAAAACCAAAATCAGGGTGGTTAATACAAACTGAATCAACCAACTGTTATAGGTACCAATGTTATGCATCACCCACTGATGAAAGACGGGTATCAGATGCGACCCCATTTCCAAAATAAACACAGGCAATGCCAAAGCCGTCGCGATGATCAAATCACGTTTTAAATGCTGTAATTCATCTTGTTTTTTATCTTGCTGTTCAGTGTTATTACCTTGATGGATAGTTGCGGTATAGCCTGCGCGTGCCACCGCCTCAATCAAATCGGTGACATTGAGTCCAGCTTTGCCCTGAATCGTGGCTGTTTCCGTAGCCAAATTAACAGAAGCGGTTTGCACACCATCAATGGCTTTTAAGGCCTTTTCCACCCGCCCCACACATGAAGCACAGGTCATGCCTTCAATATGTAGTTCAATCGCAGGTGCCAACACTTGATAACCGGCTTTTTCTACCGCGGCAACCAAATCAGCACGCGAAACCTCGTAATCAAGTTCAACTTGTGCTTTCTCTGTAGCCAAATTCACCGTGGCACGGCGCACACCGGCTACTTTATTCAAGGCTTTTTCTACCCGGCCAACACAAGAGGCACAGGTCATGCCCTCAATGACTAAACTCATGGGCTCAGGTTGCTGCAACTTATAACCAGCACGTTCCACTGCACTAGCGATATCAGTATGTTGCAACGCCTGTTGACTGACGATCAGCGCTTGTTCTGTTGCCAGATTAACGCTCACGGAATCAACCCCATCGATTTTAGCCAAGGCTTTTTCTACCCGACCCACACAGGAGGCACAGGTCATGCCCTCAATACGTACACTTTGACGAAACTCTAAATTTTGATGATTTTGCATGTCTTTCCCCCACCTCTCGTAGGTCGTAGGCGATTTATTAAACTGAGCATAAAGATTGCCATCATAGGAAGGTCAAGTACTCTGGATCATTTTTTTATGCAAGTGCCAAATAACCCATACTGCGGTTATGAAAAATTGATTTTTAACTGATGTTCAGCCCCGAAGCGATCAACGTGGGTATAAAATATGCCATAGCGTCCCACGTAGTATTCCAGCGATTGCTGCTTATAATTCCAAAAAATAGACCATTCTCCAAGATCGAATTCTTCAATCTGACTATGGCATTGTGCTGGCATTTTACCCAAAAACTGTTGTTGAATCTGGGTTGCATCTTCAAAAT from Acinetobacter pullicarnis encodes the following:
- a CDS encoding fimbrial protein, which encodes MKFKYFFQISLCSLFLSQSHLVYAGGDCESFTPNLKLGQTTFTATTTQIPGKSWYIAKDGISDRINAFGLIDCRATIPDGLAKDKNTQYVLGNKSIALRREQTIDGISYHGLMNTGHPFLDRHAFINFSLQNGDYAGTNTNIEKINGAVRIDQGSALGKSSALDLILHNLHFIFLAPIPYPMSTTLNIGEAVLNMSDSRPYSELPEGQKIVLNHIEDLYVTINFLPVATKTCRMANPTVILPKVSTTSFKKIGDEVSKTNFSYSVSCDPGVGYQLVEVVFLDNAEIENRSNILKNLGTAKDVGIKIYNAADNAEVRFNTAIDFGTIWTSNKETTLTKQFYARYIATGSDVTGGTVEAKAIVHLNYK
- a CDS encoding fimbria/pilus outer membrane usher protein, with the protein product MMKRSLLSTLVIFSMQISIAEEAGENLENLQASGMSASHLYSFDARSLFGGSSQDIDLSKFTSTDAIAAGVYSLTTSVNNRSLGQLTLQFKHLDASRSAVLCIDDKLLQYLDLRKDILEQLPKVECLTIKNLSPDAYYDADLSTLSLSMSLPLVILNNRPSGYIAPELFERGVTAAFLGYDFNTYQSKSDGYEKITSNYLSLNGGLNIGGLNFRHSGSFNGDSSSLGDYQSYLNTVSTDILPLKSRLTAGEFNTQTYYIDSAQIVGAQLASDIGMRPMSQRSYAPVIKGVANTNALVTVFQNGRKVYERTVPAGDFEINDLNAISNNGDLTVQVTENGGEKYSFIVPLQGSMNIIRIGQFNYSAAVGKYKLNNKISDDYISQFSFEYGLSNYVSLYAGTNISNPFKSYLLGVGTNTHLGGIKFDVEHSNATLANNERSGQKYQTAYQYNYAPLGTSISLGAQYQSREYMTLSNTMAMRNLDNLDNAEIDNIFRTYRLKQQFNISMHQSLKENKYGSVYLSASKNNYWNSSKDFFQYSIGYSNNWKKIGYSLSLSQSATDLFLGNKEKKVYMSFTLPLDFGSKRASVYSSIQHSDLIGKPTSASLGLSGVLGESNQFNYGLNTNNYWSNDHSSSSISTNINYKLPQVQLGAVAGWRNDQTQYGMHARGAFVAHRYGLTATNTLSDTFTIIHADGAKGAGVSNAWGTKIDRFGNAVFSNLSPYEINTVSLDLKNLPVNLNFKSNQAEVIPRRFSTTMVEFKAVKTSNILLNVKFDQGQKIPIGAYALNTEQKPVGMFGQSNQLFIENTVDLENDIQVLWGESNQYKCQIEAPEKLVQKTKTSKAFQVIDVECK
- a CDS encoding fimbrial biogenesis chaperone, encoding MGIKFLVTLITLICSQTLFAGVIVTGTRIIFPSDQQAVTVQLANPLEVPALVQGWLDNGDSKTIPDANEVPFILTPPLVQIEPKKGQMIRIIAKDVDQLPKDRESIYWFNILDIPPVATEKTDENKLQVSIRTRLKLIYRPVKLEMGQEKAFKALKFKYLSDSKEIRVDNPSPYYINFYDLDLKSEKQETFVHTDPVMIAPYASDKFKININFIPVRVGVNLINDYGSNQSYDYNIENIK
- a CDS encoding fimbrial protein, which produces MNKTKLGLAFIGILVGSSSVYAAEGSITFSGSLVSGTCTPSIEGGAGVSSGTVTLPTLNISELKDANKTAGEMKFTIALTGDAGSDGCESGGKFATPYFEPDIAKVNSQGRLINTGTATNVDIQILDGANRTIDLMKDTADQITSVSPGHKDYNYIARYYATDTAGAGAVNASISYSFIYK
- the cueR gene encoding Cu(I)-responsive transcriptional regulator is translated as MNIGQAAKQSGISAKMIRYYEEIGLLHAVNRTDAGYRIYAAQDLKALHFIKHARELGFSSEQMKDLLSLWKNTDRQSAEVKKLALRHIEELNQKIKSLQEMVLVLEQATECCAGDYGPDCSILNQIEQGLVG
- a CDS encoding heavy metal translocating P-type ATPase, translated to MQNHQNLEFRQSVRIEGMTCASCVGRVEKALAKIDGVDSVSVNLATEQALIVSQQALQHTDIASAVERAGYKLQQPEPMSLVIEGMTCASCVGRVEKALNKVAGVRRATVNLATEKAQVELDYEVSRADLVAAVEKAGYQVLAPAIELHIEGMTCASCVGRVEKALKAIDGVQTASVNLATETATIQGKAGLNVTDLIEAVARAGYTATIHQGNNTEQQDKKQDELQHLKRDLIIATALALPVFILEMGSHLIPVFHQWVMHNIGTYNSWLIQFVLTTLILVFPGRRFYQKGIPALLRLAPDMNSLVAVGTFSAYCYSLVATFAPQVLPEGTVNVYFEAAAVIVALILLGRFFEAKAKGRTSQAIQHLVGMQPKTARIEQDGRMLDIAVADVQSGMVVEIRPGERVPVDGEVLSGQSFIDESMITGEPIAVEKIAGAGVVGGTVNQTGSIRIRATTVGNNSVLAQIIQMVEQAQGAKMPIQAMVDKITMWFVPVVMLLALLTFLTWLIFGPEPALSFALVNAVAVLIIACPCAMGLATPTSIMVGTGRGAEMGVLFRKGEALQLLKEAKVVAVDKTGTLTAGKPSLTDFDVVNGFDRNDVLAKVAAVEVKSEHPIAQAIVLAAQELELALEPISEFNSVTGYGIQAKVGEHLVYVGADRFMQKLGLDPSVFADTAARLGVEGKTPLYVAMDDQLAAIIAVADPIKPTSFSAIQALHQLGLKVAMITGDNRHTAQAIAKQLNIDEVVAEVLPEGKVEAVRKLKQQYGRVAYVGDGINDAPALAEADVGLAIGTGTDVAIEAADVVLMSGNLQGVPNAIALSKATIDNIRQNLFWAFIYNAALIPVAAGLLYPSFGILLSPIFAAGAMALSSVFVLANALRLNAFKPVLTSS